The following nucleotide sequence is from Myxococcales bacterium.
TGCGGGTCCATGAAGTGCGCCCACGCAAAAAAGCGCTTCCCACTCTGCTTTTTCAGCCCTTCGATCAACAGGTCGGCGATCTCCCCATCAACGACGTGCCCTTCGCGCGCCGGCCGAGTCGTGATCTTCGGCACGACCTGCCACGAGTCGAACCCCTGCTGGATCCCGGTGTCGCCCTGGAAGTAGACGTGCCCGTGCACCGCCAGCGTGCTCACGCCCGCCGCCTTCAGCACCTCCGCCAGCATCTCGTTCTCCGCGCCGAAGCCGCTGGTCGCGAGCCCGTTGCGGTTCAGCTCCGACGGGTAGCGCGCCGCCATCAGGCCGCCGAGGCTCATCGACGTGTAGCTCGAGAGCGCATAGGCGTGCGTGTACACGACGCTCTGCTCCGCGAGCCGCGTCAGCTTCGGTGCAATCGCCCGCGGGTAGCCGAGCCACGGCATGTCAGCGCGCAGCGCGTCAACGGTGAGCAAGACGACGTTCAGGTCACTCGGCGCGCGCGGCGCCGCAGCGCCACCCGGCTTGGGAAAGGGCGTTGGTGCAGGGGAGGGCGGGGGGCTCGCGCTCGGGAAGGGTGCGGGGGGCGCGGGCTCGGTGCGATCGTGCCCGCCGCTTCGGCCGCGGTCGCAGGCGGTGAGAGCGAGGGCGAGGGCGAGGGCGAGGGCGAGGGTGTTGTCGGGGGTGTTCATTCGACGCCTCGGGTTCGGGCGGCGCGTCTTGTACCCAATCCGAAATCGAAGCGGCGCAGGACGACATCCTGCCACGGAATGATCTCGACATCGCTTCCGATGCGGGTGTGCAGGCCCTCGCCCACCACCACGTAGCCGCGTTTGACGCCGAGATCCGCCATGCACTGGCGTAGTCTCGGAGATAAATCTTTGGTGACTTCGTGAGGCGCTTCTGGATGTTCGTGTGGAAGGGCTGCAGGCGGCGCGTGACAAACAAGCCTTCGAGAACATCCAGATCGCGGCTGACGGTCGGCACCGAGACTCCCAGCGAACGGGCCAGATCCGAGGCGTTCAACAGGTTCCCGTGCACGTGAACGAGCATCTCGACCAAAGTGCGAAGGCGAGTCGGTGGCAGGCCGATGCCCAGGCCGGGCAAGTCGCGTTCCAGCACGGCCGTCAGGTAGTCGTCCAGCCATTCAGATCGGGCGCGCGCCGCCGACATGGACGAGCACGGCAGGTGCGGTCCGAAGCAGTCGGCGAAGTGACTCCCCCGCCAGGCGAGCCCGGGGTTTCATGGGTCGGAATTTTAAACCGTGACTTTAAGAAGTCAAGTCATCGCCGCGCGCCGCTCCGGCCGCTCACAGCCCATACACCTTCGACCGATCCCCCGCGACGCCGAAGAGCGCATCCCGCGTGTCCACGATCAGCTTCGCCTCCGCGAACAGCCGCTTGCGATCGAGCGCCGTGTGGTCGGTGATGATCACGACGCAGTCCCAGGGCGCGAAGCTCCCCGCGGGATCCACCCCCGTCAGCTGCAGCCCCTCCTCCTCGAAGGTCGCCACATGTGGATCCATGTACGCAATGTCGGCGCCGCGAGCCGCCAGATCGTGGATCACCGTGAACGCAGGGCTCTCCCGCATGTCTTCGATGTCGCGTTTGTACGCCACGCCGTAGACCAGGATCTTCGAGCCCTTCACCGGCTTCGAGTGGGCGTTCAGCGCCTCGGTCACCCGCTCGACCACGTACGACGGCATGGCGCTGTTGATGGTGTCCGCCAGCTCGATGAAGCGCGCCTGGTATTTCAGCGAGCGCAGCTTCCACGACAGGTACAGCGGATCGATGGGGATGCAGTGCCCGCCGAGCCCCGGTCCCGGGTAGAACGGCATGAACCCGAAGGGCTTGCTCGCCGCGGCGCGGATCACCTCGAAGGGATCGAGCCCGAGGCGCCGGCTCATCATGGCGACCTCGTTCACCAACCCGATGTTGACCGCGCGGAAGGTGTTCTCGAGCAGCTTCACCATCTCGGCCGCTTTGGTGCTCGAGACCGGCACCAG
It contains:
- a CDS encoding sulfatase-like hydrolase/transferase, with the protein product MLTVDALRADMPWLGYPRAIAPKLTRLAEQSVVYTHAYALSSYTSMSLGGLMAARYPSELNRNGLATSGFGAENEMLAEVLKAAGVSTLAVHGHVYFQGDTGIQQGFDSWQVVPKITTRPAREGHVVDGEIADLLIEGLKKQSGKRFFAWAHFMDPHFSYARHEGFPRFSGSAYEDAGAVVPPGCRCRRRGRRCAINTTGRSCSPMRSSVGCSTSSTSSRGQARPR
- a CDS encoding nucleotide sugar dehydrogenase → MNPRQPPGNQPPNARTLRAATPTLLEKIADRSVHVVVVGIGYVGLPLVAEFARAGFRVTGLDYDPEKVRLLNAGESYIQDVPTADLAPHVATRKLSATVDPKVLAEADAVVVCVPTPLNKTKDPDMRFIVAAADEIVKHQHPDMLIVLESTTYPGTTTEVLVPKLTENGFVLGENVFVAFSPERVDPGNQIYKTKNTPKVIGGETPGCLKAVTALYGQIIDTLVPVSSTKAAEMVKLLENTFRAVNIGLVNEVAMMSRRLGLDPFEVIRAAASKPFGFMPFYPGPGLGGHCIPIDPLYLSWKLRSLKYQARFIELADTINSAMPSYVVERVTEALNAHSKPVKGSKILVYGVAYKRDIEDMRESPAFTVIHDLAARGADIAYMDPHVATFEEEGLQLTGVDPAGSFAPWDCVVIITDHTALDRKRLFAEAKLIVDTRDALFGVAGDRSKVYGL